From Neobacillus sp. PS2-9, the proteins below share one genomic window:
- a CDS encoding M20 family metallopeptidase codes for MLNQLFAKLEGYYDEMVSIRRYMHQHPELSFQEYETAKFIYSYYKKLDIEVKGNVGGNGVVAIIHGKLPGKTVALRADFDALPIQDEKDVPYKSLVPGIMHACGHDGHTATLLVLAKALNECKEELKGTYVFIHQHAEEYAPGGAASMIEDGCLDGVDVIFGTHLWASEPTGTIQYRTGPIMAAADRFEIEIQGQGGHGAQPHKTKDAIVTASQLVLNLQQIVSRKVNPVEAAVVTVASFTAQNAFNVIADKAKLVGTVRTFNEEIRGFIEKEMERIIHGTCYTSDCTYKYTFVRGYPAVVNHANETEFLISCAKEVPEVKTIEETEPQMGGEDFAYYLQKVPGTFFYTGAKPMGENTTFPHHHPKFDIDENAMLIAAKTLGTAALKVHE; via the coding sequence ATGTTAAACCAGCTTTTTGCAAAATTAGAAGGATACTACGATGAGATGGTCTCCATCCGTCGATACATGCACCAGCATCCTGAGTTATCATTTCAGGAATATGAAACAGCCAAGTTCATTTATTCTTATTATAAAAAGTTAGATATTGAAGTTAAGGGTAATGTTGGTGGAAATGGAGTCGTTGCGATAATTCATGGGAAACTGCCAGGAAAAACAGTTGCACTACGGGCAGACTTTGACGCACTTCCCATTCAAGATGAAAAGGATGTACCCTACAAGTCATTAGTACCAGGGATCATGCATGCCTGCGGCCATGATGGACATACAGCTACTCTTCTTGTCCTTGCGAAAGCATTAAACGAATGTAAAGAAGAACTTAAAGGAACCTATGTTTTTATCCATCAACATGCCGAGGAATATGCACCTGGTGGAGCAGCTTCCATGATTGAAGATGGTTGTTTAGACGGTGTTGATGTCATATTTGGTACTCATTTATGGGCAAGCGAACCCACAGGTACAATCCAATACAGAACGGGACCCATAATGGCAGCTGCAGATCGTTTTGAAATTGAAATCCAAGGTCAAGGCGGCCATGGCGCACAGCCCCATAAAACAAAAGACGCTATTGTCACGGCATCCCAGCTAGTTCTCAATTTACAACAAATTGTCAGCCGAAAGGTAAACCCTGTAGAAGCGGCGGTAGTGACGGTTGCCTCATTTACAGCCCAAAATGCATTTAATGTTATTGCAGATAAGGCAAAACTAGTTGGTACTGTACGTACTTTTAATGAAGAAATAAGAGGATTTATCGAAAAAGAAATGGAGCGAATCATCCATGGCACGTGCTATACATCTGACTGCACGTATAAGTATACCTTTGTAAGAGGCTATCCCGCTGTAGTAAATCATGCTAATGAAACAGAGTTTCTCATTTCATGCGCCAAAGAAGTACCTGAGGTAAAAACAATTGAAGAAACCGAGCCACAAATGGGCGGCGAAGATTTCGCCTATTACTTACAAAAAGTACCTGGCACATTCTTCTACACAGGGGCTAAGCCAATGGGTGAAAATACAACCTTTCCACACCACCATCCTAAATTTGACATTGATGAAAACGCCATGTTGATTGCAGCCAAAACCCTTGGTACTGCAGCACTGAAAGTTCATGAGTAA
- a CDS encoding EcsC family protein, translating to MNEYELKVYDEVEEWKRKLSRRSGMMNRISKKAQVKINEWIPDKVHEVMTESIKGMVKATLFGSKLTTKKDQAKGLTLSERDEMVRKKIATYQKTAIVEGAGTGAGGILLGLADFPLLLTIKMKFLFEAAEVYGFNTNQYEERLFILHIFQLAFSSDDIRRSTLYEIENWEERKQVLVEMDWRKFQQEYRDYIDLAKMLQLVPGIGAFVGAYANNNLLKHLGETAMNAYRLRLLQKAPE from the coding sequence ATGAATGAATATGAATTAAAAGTTTATGATGAAGTCGAAGAATGGAAACGGAAATTATCCAGACGTTCTGGGATGATGAATCGAATTTCTAAGAAAGCTCAAGTGAAAATTAATGAATGGATTCCAGATAAGGTCCATGAGGTCATGACTGAAAGTATTAAAGGGATGGTAAAAGCAACTTTATTTGGCTCAAAACTTACAACAAAAAAAGATCAAGCAAAGGGCTTAACCCTTTCTGAGAGAGATGAAATGGTGCGAAAAAAAATAGCCACATACCAAAAAACTGCCATTGTTGAGGGTGCCGGAACCGGTGCTGGAGGGATATTACTCGGACTTGCTGATTTTCCACTTCTCCTTACGATTAAGATGAAATTTCTTTTTGAAGCGGCTGAAGTTTATGGATTTAATACAAATCAATATGAGGAAAGACTTTTCATATTGCATATTTTTCAATTGGCCTTTTCAAGTGATGATATTCGAAGAAGCACGCTTTATGAGATTGAGAACTGGGAAGAAAGGAAACAAGTGTTAGTTGAAATGGATTGGCGGAAATTTCAACAGGAGTATCGTGATTATATTGACCTTGCCAAGATGCTGCAGCTGGTACCAGGGATTGGTGCTTTTGTAGGAGCCTATGCGAATAATAATTTACTGAAACACCTTGGAGAAACAGCAATGAACGCCTATCGGTTGAGATTATTACAAAAAGCCCCTGAATGA
- a CDS encoding ABC transporter permease: MFDDKKLWKDRAGGRVRDLGRYLRYIFNGHLVIVLLFLIGTGAFYYQQWVEKLSSNFPAEIIIAVVIGLFLTYSPVYNFLLEADKVYILPLEDKLKGYFFRSGIASFVFQGYILLMVLAVLMPMYAHVNSSGFQLFLPYLVVLLALKGWNLATSWRIYYFVQNSVHRWDMVVRYFINAVCTFLLFKQANVFILLILVVVMAFYYRFFYVRTKKMGLKWDLLIDQEEKRMASFYRLANMFTDVPNLKDTVKRRKWLDWLISNIPFSQDKTYLYLYSRAFLRSSDYLGLFIRLTVIGTLAIYFISFGLGQLLLSILFLYLTGFQLLPLWNHHQNKLWVDLYPVAQKCKISSFHFLLMIILSTEAVIFALFIALKGEIMNSLFALILGFVFNYLFVYIYSKKRIKA; this comes from the coding sequence ATGTTTGATGATAAAAAACTGTGGAAGGACCGTGCTGGAGGTCGTGTAAGGGATTTAGGAAGATACCTGCGTTATATATTCAATGGGCATCTGGTCATTGTTTTGTTATTCCTAATTGGAACAGGTGCATTTTACTATCAACAATGGGTGGAGAAGCTTTCTTCCAATTTTCCAGCGGAAATTATTATTGCTGTTGTTATAGGTTTATTCTTAACGTACAGTCCGGTTTATAATTTTCTGCTAGAAGCGGATAAAGTGTATATCCTACCACTCGAGGATAAGCTAAAAGGGTATTTTTTTCGGTCTGGTATAGCGAGTTTTGTATTTCAAGGGTATATACTTCTTATGGTACTTGCGGTACTTATGCCAATGTATGCCCATGTAAACAGCAGCGGTTTTCAATTGTTTTTACCTTATTTAGTTGTCCTATTAGCATTAAAGGGATGGAATTTAGCCACTAGTTGGCGAATTTATTATTTTGTTCAGAATTCTGTACATAGATGGGATATGGTTGTCAGATATTTTATCAATGCCGTATGTACCTTTCTGTTATTCAAACAAGCAAATGTATTTATTTTGCTTATTCTTGTTGTAGTGATGGCCTTTTATTATCGTTTCTTTTATGTTCGAACAAAGAAGATGGGGCTTAAATGGGATTTGTTAATCGATCAGGAAGAAAAGAGAATGGCTTCGTTTTACCGATTGGCAAATATGTTTACAGATGTTCCGAATCTAAAGGATACAGTTAAAAGAAGAAAGTGGCTTGATTGGCTCATTAGCAACATTCCTTTTTCTCAGGATAAAACCTATTTGTATTTGTATTCTCGTGCGTTTCTACGTTCTTCTGATTACTTAGGTCTGTTTATCAGGTTAACAGTCATTGGCACGTTGGCCATTTATTTCATTTCGTTTGGATTAGGACAACTCTTATTGAGCATTTTATTTTTGTATTTAACAGGTTTTCAGCTGCTTCCATTATGGAACCATCATCAAAACAAGCTCTGGGTTGACTTATATCCTGTTGCACAAAAATGTAAAATTTCCTCGTTTCATTTTTTATTGATGATCATCTTATCTACAGAAGCGGTTATTTTTGCTTTGTTTATTGCTCTTAAAGGCGAAATCATGAATAGTCTGTTTGCCTTAATTTTAGGGTTTGTATTTAATTACTTATTTGTTTATATTTACAGTAAAAAACGTATAAAGGCTTAA
- a CDS encoding ABC transporter ATP-binding protein produces the protein MSLLSIENLVGGYTRNPVLKDISFDVKEKELVGLIGLNGAGKSTTIKHIIGLMEPHKGTVKINDQSFTENKEAYRRQFTFVPETPVLYEELTLEEHLKLTAMAYGLKEADFKQRVGPLLSEFRMEKRLNWFPAHFSKGMKQKVMIMCAFLVQPSLYIVDEPFVGLDPLGIQSLLDLMKKMKENGAGILMSTHILATAEKYCDRFVILHEGKIRAKGTLEELREQFSMPTASLDDLYIQLTKEEKYV, from the coding sequence ATGTCACTATTATCAATTGAGAATCTTGTTGGAGGATATACAAGAAACCCAGTACTAAAAGATATATCCTTTGATGTAAAAGAAAAAGAACTGGTTGGACTGATTGGACTTAATGGAGCAGGTAAAAGTACGACCATTAAACATATTATCGGGTTAATGGAACCACATAAGGGAACGGTGAAAATTAACGACCAGTCGTTTACGGAAAATAAAGAAGCCTACCGACGTCAATTTACCTTTGTTCCGGAAACGCCTGTATTATATGAGGAACTCACCCTGGAAGAGCATTTGAAATTAACGGCTATGGCTTATGGGTTGAAGGAAGCGGACTTTAAACAGAGAGTGGGCCCATTATTATCGGAGTTCCGGATGGAGAAGCGGTTAAATTGGTTTCCTGCGCATTTTTCAAAAGGGATGAAACAAAAGGTTATGATCATGTGCGCCTTTTTAGTTCAACCTTCCCTTTATATTGTAGATGAGCCTTTTGTTGGTTTGGATCCGCTAGGAATTCAGTCATTGCTTGATTTAATGAAGAAGATGAAAGAGAACGGTGCAGGTATTTTGATGTCCACACATATACTTGCGACCGCGGAGAAATATTGTGACCGCTTTGTCATTTTACATGAGGGGAAAATACGAGCCAAAGGAACGCTTGAAGAGCTAAGAGAGCAATTTTCTATGCCTACTGCTTCTTTGGATGATCTATATATTCAATTGACGAAGGAAGAAAAATATGTTTGA
- a CDS encoding HIT family protein has translation MSDCIFCKIVNGEIPAAKVFENEHVLAFLDISQVTKGHTLVIPKIHKENLFELTPEIARNLFEVVPAIANALKQEFDPIGLNSINNNGEHAGQSVFHYHMHLIPRYGKGDGFGAVWKNNQSEYTPQILQEMAEGISKQL, from the coding sequence ATGAGTGATTGTATTTTTTGTAAGATTGTTAATGGAGAAATTCCAGCTGCAAAAGTTTTTGAAAATGAACATGTACTTGCCTTTTTGGATATCAGTCAAGTAACAAAAGGACACACACTTGTCATTCCTAAAATACATAAGGAAAACTTATTTGAATTGACTCCTGAAATAGCTAGAAATCTTTTTGAGGTTGTCCCAGCCATTGCCAATGCGTTAAAACAGGAATTTGACCCAATTGGATTAAATTCGATTAATAATAATGGAGAACATGCTGGTCAATCTGTGTTTCATTACCATATGCACTTGATTCCTCGATATGGCAAAGGTGATGGGTTCGGTGCCGTTTGGAAAAACAACCAAAGTGAATACACACCACAGATCCTGCAGGAAATGGCTGAAGGAATAAGTAAACAACTTTAA
- a CDS encoding tryptophan transporter yields MNTKNIVILALLAGIGVVLHTVMPAFLTIKPDMMLAMMFLGIILIPELKSVMLLAIVTGVLSALTTGFPGGQIPNIIDKPITALIFFGLFLALKKYQNSLVSVGILTAVGTLISGTVFLSAAYFIVGLPGPFTALFVAGVLPAIALNTVTMVILYPIAQSIFKRTKLSSASVIQK; encoded by the coding sequence ATGAATACGAAGAACATTGTTATTTTAGCACTTTTAGCGGGGATTGGGGTAGTTTTGCATACGGTTATGCCAGCCTTCCTAACAATTAAGCCAGATATGATGCTGGCAATGATGTTTTTAGGAATTATTCTTATTCCAGAATTGAAAAGTGTGATGCTTCTAGCTATTGTGACTGGCGTATTGTCTGCATTAACAACTGGTTTCCCGGGTGGACAGATTCCAAACATCATCGATAAACCTATTACTGCGTTAATATTTTTTGGTTTATTTTTAGCTTTAAAAAAATACCAGAATTCCCTTGTTAGTGTTGGAATTTTAACAGCTGTAGGAACGTTGATCTCTGGAACCGTCTTTTTATCAGCCGCTTATTTTATTGTTGGTTTACCCGGACCTTTCACAGCGCTATTCGTGGCGGGTGTTTTACCAGCCATTGCACTAAACACTGTAACAATGGTCATTTTGTATCCAATTGCTCAGTCAATTTTTAAAAGAACTAAATTATCTTCAGCTTCCGTGATTCAAAAATAA
- a CDS encoding HTH-type transcriptional regulator Hpr: MTEKQYSMKEAMLFSQRIAQLSKALWKSIEKDWQQWIKPFDLNINEHHILWIAYHLNGASISDVAKFGVMHVSTAFNFSKKLEERGLLQFSKKENDKRNTYIQLTAEGEDILLKLMETYNPDGNAVFTGALPLRELYGKFPDIIEMMAIVRNIYGDDFMEIFERSFHNIESEFVEENGKLQKQNKTQQELV, translated from the coding sequence ATGACTGAGAAACAATATTCAATGAAGGAAGCGATGCTTTTTAGTCAGAGAATTGCACAATTAAGTAAAGCCTTATGGAAATCAATTGAGAAAGACTGGCAGCAATGGATTAAGCCTTTTGACCTAAACATTAATGAACACCATATTCTATGGATCGCATACCATTTAAATGGTGCTTCCATTTCAGATGTGGCAAAGTTTGGGGTCATGCATGTCTCGACAGCATTTAATTTCTCGAAAAAACTGGAAGAAAGAGGCTTACTCCAATTTTCAAAAAAAGAAAATGATAAGCGCAATACGTATATTCAGCTTACTGCTGAAGGAGAAGACATTTTGCTCAAACTAATGGAAACCTATAATCCGGACGGTAATGCAGTGTTTACAGGTGCTTTGCCCCTTCGCGAATTATATGGAAAATTCCCTGACATCATTGAAATGATGGCGATCGTTCGAAACATTTATGGGGATGACTTTATGGAGATTTTTGAACGTTCTTTCCATAACATCGAAAGTGAATTTGTAGAAGAAAATGGAAAGTTACAAAAGCAGAACAAGACTCAACAAGAACTAGTTTAA